One genomic window of Terriglobia bacterium includes the following:
- a CDS encoding nucleotide excision repair endonuclease yields MAVRNFDRKFGAEFLESLPGSPGVYLVYGRQDELIYVGKAKNLRRRLSQYRNALQRKKHRRMRGIVREAARIEIQRAETDLDACLRETMLIQEHRPRWNIVGAYSFLYPLIGIRSANGNIDFCMTTTPDAFLKEHPGFEFHGAFRSRRRTGDAFFALMRLLKFAGHVNPANRRARLPKHSYLFSFRKLPSNWADMWAAFYKGGIVASD; encoded by the coding sequence ATGGCCGTCAGAAATTTCGACCGGAAATTCGGCGCGGAATTCCTGGAGTCGCTTCCCGGCTCTCCCGGCGTCTACCTTGTTTACGGCCGGCAAGACGAGTTGATTTATGTCGGAAAGGCGAAGAACCTGAGGCGCCGTCTTTCGCAGTACCGGAACGCTCTGCAGCGAAAAAAACATCGCCGCATGCGCGGGATTGTGAGGGAAGCCGCCCGCATCGAGATCCAGCGCGCGGAGACGGACCTGGACGCCTGCCTCCGCGAGACGATGCTCATTCAAGAACATCGGCCCCGGTGGAACATCGTCGGCGCCTATTCTTTTCTCTATCCGCTGATCGGGATTCGCTCCGCAAACGGCAACATCGACTTCTGCATGACAACGACTCCGGACGCCTTCCTCAAAGAGCATCCCGGCTTCGAGTTTCACGGCGCGTTCCGCTCGAGGCGGAGAACCGGCGACGCATTCTTCGCGCTGATGCGGCTCCTGAAGTTCGCCGGTCACGTCAATCCCGCGAATCGCCGCGCCCGCCTGCCAAAGCACAGCTACCTCTTCAGCTTCAGAAAACTGCCTTCGAACTGGGCCGACATGTGGGCCGCATTCTATAAAGGGGGAATCGTCGCGAGCGATTGA
- a CDS encoding leucyl aminopeptidase, with protein sequence MKIQLNYDQPSQVRTDLLVIILDTETRFHDLPGSPLNDIVQRVTRDLKEKRLRTSYFTSLDSQSAARHLLVYSTSLSTSYNSWENVKIFAAQAVRKAHDHGFRDVSLVLNTGDALPYVGKAVEGAILGSYSFDRYKKDKAGFDKIQVNIVGLKEHDAQNRRTVSRYTLVSEAVNEARDIINEPGSVVTPEYLAQAARTIAKESGLELKVWDEKKLQKDGYNGLLQVGRGSAFPPRLIRLAYRAKKAKAHLALVGKGVTFDTGGISIKPADKMYEMKGDMSGGAAVLYAMKVIGKLKPDVHVTGIVPTAENFPDANAQRPGDIFYAKNGKSIMVDNTDAEGRLILTDGLHLAGEEKATHILDIATLTGACVRALGLSIAGIMGNDEKLIQAVTQSGQNQGEAFWELPLPEEYKELLKTPYADLNNIGGPVAGALTAGLFLQEFVPEGTAWAHLDIAGPFIREKEWKYYEAGAIGFGLKTLVDLAERFGEYGLFPL encoded by the coding sequence ATGAAGATCCAGCTGAACTACGACCAGCCCTCTCAAGTTCGGACCGACCTGCTTGTCATAATTCTAGATACCGAAACACGATTTCACGATCTCCCAGGCTCGCCTTTGAACGACATCGTGCAGCGGGTGACCCGCGACCTAAAGGAAAAACGTCTTAGAACCAGCTATTTCACCTCTTTGGACTCCCAGAGCGCCGCGCGTCATCTCCTTGTCTATTCGACCTCTTTAAGCACAAGCTATAACAGCTGGGAAAATGTGAAAATCTTCGCCGCGCAAGCGGTGCGCAAGGCGCATGACCATGGCTTTCGCGACGTCTCGCTGGTGCTGAATACCGGAGATGCCCTGCCCTATGTCGGTAAAGCCGTCGAAGGGGCGATCCTCGGCAGCTACAGCTTCGACCGCTACAAAAAGGACAAGGCCGGATTCGACAAAATCCAGGTCAACATCGTCGGGCTGAAGGAACACGATGCGCAGAACCGCCGCACCGTTTCCCGGTACACGCTCGTCTCCGAAGCCGTCAACGAGGCCCGCGACATCATCAACGAACCGGGATCGGTCGTCACCCCCGAATACCTCGCCCAGGCGGCACGCACGATCGCCAAAGAATCCGGCCTCGAGCTGAAAGTCTGGGACGAAAAGAAGCTTCAAAAGGACGGCTACAACGGTCTGCTGCAAGTCGGCCGCGGCAGCGCCTTCCCTCCGCGACTGATCCGGTTGGCGTATCGCGCGAAAAAAGCCAAAGCGCACCTGGCGCTGGTCGGCAAAGGCGTCACCTTCGACACCGGGGGCATTTCCATCAAACCGGCCGACAAAATGTACGAGATGAAAGGCGACATGTCCGGCGGCGCCGCCGTGCTTTATGCGATGAAGGTGATCGGAAAGCTCAAGCCGGACGTCCACGTGACCGGCATCGTTCCCACCGCCGAAAACTTTCCCGACGCGAATGCGCAGCGGCCCGGTGACATCTTTTATGCGAAGAACGGCAAATCGATCATGGTCGACAACACGGACGCGGAAGGCCGCCTGATTCTGACCGACGGTCTCCACCTCGCAGGCGAGGAGAAAGCCACGCACATTCTCGACATCGCTACGCTGACCGGAGCATGCGTGCGAGCCCTCGGGCTCAGCATCGCCGGCATCATGGGCAACGATGAAAAACTCATTCAGGCGGTAACGCAATCCGGGCAGAACCAGGGCGAAGCGTTCTGGGAACTGCCGCTGCCGGAAGAGTACAAAGAACTGCTGAAAACGCCGTACGCCGATCTCAATAACATCGGCGGCCCCGTCGCCGGGGCGCTCACTGCCGGACTATTCCTTCAGGAGTTTGTACCCGAAGGAACTGCATGGGCGCACCTGGATATCGCCGGGCCATTCATTCGCGAGAAAGAGTGGAAGTACTACGAAGCGGGAGCCATAGGATTCGGCCTGAAGACCCTGGTCGACCTGGCCGAACGCTTCGGGGAATACGGGCTTTTCCCGCTGTAG